Genomic segment of Bacillota bacterium:
GCCCAGGCGCGCCAGGGTGGAGGCCATGGCGGGATCGCGGGCGAGTCCGCCCACGTCGTTGACCAGCGCTGCGCCGGCGCGCACCGCCGCCTCCGCCACCCGCGCCCGGTAGGTGTCCACCGAGAGCGGCACGCCCAGCCGCGCTCCCGCCAGCGCCTCCAGCACGGGCAACAGGCGGCGCAGCTCCTCCTCCTCATCCACCGGTCGGGCTCCGGGTCGCGTCGACTCCGCGCCCACGTCGATCAGGTCGGCCCCCTCCGCCACCATCTCCCGCGCCCGGCCCACCGCCGCCGCCGGCTCCAGCCAGCGCCCGCGGTCCGGCCCGTCGGCGAAGGAGTCGGGGGTGGCGTTGAGCACGCCCATCACCAGCGTCCGCCCGCCCAGGGCGGGCAGCACCTCGCGCCACGTGGCCACCCGGTCTCCCGCCTCCTCTCGACGCCCTCCTTTTACCGCAGCAGGCCGCGGACCACCAGCCCGCCACCCAGCACCAGAAAGGCGGCGCCGGCGGCCAGCTGCAGGAGGCGCTCGGGCACCGCCCTCCCCAGCCAGCCGCCGGCCGCCGCACCCGCCGCCGCGTCCACCACCAGCGCCGCCGCCGCCCCCAGGAAGACGGCCAGCGGCGACCGGCTCTGCGCGGAGAGCAGGAGCACGCTCAGCTGCGTCTTGTCACCCAGCTCGGCCACCAGCACGACCCCGAAGGTCGAGAGCAGGAGGCGCCAGTCGACGGCGGCCCATCGCACGCCCATCCCCCCGCGGGGAGGAGTATGCGACGGGGCCCCGCGCCACCCGGCTCAGCGCGGGTGGCGCGCCTCCGCCAGGCTCCCGCTCCAGAGCAGCCGTCCCTCCTGTACCGGCACGCCCACCACCGGGGCCAGGCGCGGGTAGAGGAGCAGGACCAGGCCGGAGGAGAGGCCGGCCTTGACCAGGTTGAAGGGCAGGATGGTCCCCACCACCATGGGCGCCACCGCCTCCGCCGGCAGGTGGTAGAAGACGGGAAGGAACCACGCGTAGTTGAGGGCGCTGAGCAGCCCGGCCATCAGCACCGTGCCGCCCGCCATGCCGGCCGCCGCCCCCCAGCGGGTGGGGAAGCGCCGCGCCGTCAGGCCGGTCACCGTCACCAGCGCCAGGCCGGCCAGCAGGTTGGGAAGGACGCCCAGCCAGCCGAACTCGGACTTGCCGGAGAGCAGGTAGAGCGCGTCTTTCAGGATCTCCACCAGCACCCCGCCCCAGGGTCCCATGGCCAGCGAGGCGAAGACCGCCGGCACGTCGCCGGCGTCGTACTTCAGGTAGGAGGGAAAGGGCGGAAGCGGTACCTCCAAGAGGAACATGAGGGCGAAAGCCATGGCGCCCAGCACCGCCAGGCGCACCATCTGCACCAGCGTCAGACCGAAGGCCAGCCGTCGAACCCCGTTCTCCACCGCGCACGCCTCCACGCCAGGCCGCCTCCCGGGCCCATCAAAAAACCCCGGGCGGAAACCCGGGGCCTCTTGGGACCAGCAGGCGAAGGCCCGCGGCACATCACGCCGGCATCCACCGGCGGCGCCACCGCGCGGCACCACGCTGCTCCTTCTCCCATCCGGACTGTACCGTCGGCGCCGGGATCGCACCGGCTCCACCGCTTGCGCGGGTCGCGGGCTCGTCGAGCCGTCCTGGCGGCTCGCATCACCGCCGGTCAGGAATTGGGGCCGCAGCCCCTCACCTTGCCCCGAAGGAGACCAGCCTGTGCAGTTGTCGACGCCAGCTTAGCACGGCGGCTCCATCGCCGGCAAGGCGGGCAGCGGGCGCGGGCCGGCCGGCGGCAGCAGGTGCACCTGGGGTACGCCCAGCACGGGGTGGCGCACCACCGCCAGCGGCGTCCGGTAGACGGCCTCCAGCAGGTCGGGGCGGAGCACTTCCTCCGGGCGTCCCTGGGCCACCAGACGGCCCCCGGAGAGGACGAGCAGTCGGTCGCAGAAGAGCGCGGCCAGGTTGACGTCGTGCAGGGCGGCCAGGACGGCCAGACCGGCCTCCGCCTGGCGCCGGACGAGCTCCAGCAGCTCCGCCTGGTAGCGGAGGTCCAGGTGGGCGGTGGGCTCGTCCAGCAGGAGCACCTTCGGCTCCTGGGCCAGCGCCTGGGCGAGGAGGACGCGCTGCCGCTCGCCCCCGCTCAGCTCCAGGAAGGGCCGGTCGGCCAGCTCCAGCGCCCCGCTCGCGGCCAGGGCGCGCTCCACCGCCCTCCCCCCGTCGGCCGCCGCACCGCCGTGGACGTAGCGCCCCATCTCCACCACGTCGCGCACCGTCAGGCCGGCGGGCTCCGGCTCGCCCTGGGGGAGGACGGCCAGCCGACGCGCGCGCTGCGAGGCGCGCCCCCCGGCCTCCAGCCCCTCGAGACGCACCCGCCCCGCCTCCGGCTCCAGCGCCCCGGCCAGCAGTCGGATCAGCGTGCTCTTGCCGGCGCCGTTGGGGCCCAGCAGCCCCGCCACCTCCCCGCCGCGCAGCTCCAGCGAAATCCCTCGGACGACCAGGCGGCGCCGGTAGCCGCCCGCCAGGTCGCGCGCCTCCACGCGCACGGACTCCTTCACCGGCCGGTCGAGCGCGGCCACCGCTCCCGCCTCCCCTCGACGCGCAAGAGGACGAGCAAAAAGACTGGCGCCCCTGCCAGCGCCGTCACCACCCCCACGGGCAGCTCGCCCGGCGCGACCGCCGTCCGCGCCAGCAGGTCGGCCGCCACCAGCGCCGCCGCGCCGCCCAGCGCCGCCAGGGGGAGGAGCCAGGCGTGCCCGGCGCCGCCGAGAAGGCGCAGCAGGTGCGGCACGAGCAGGCCGACGAAGCCGATCATGCCCGCCAGCGCCACCGCACCCGCGGTGAGGAGCGAGGTGGCCACCAGCAGCCAGCCCAGCTGGCGCCCCACCTCCACGCCCAGGTAGCCGGCCCGCTCCTCGCCCATAAGGAGTGCGTCCAGCTCACGGTGGCGCGCCAGGGCCAGCGCGAGCCCCAGCAGCACCGGCGGAGCCGCCAGCGCCACCGCCCGCCAGTCGGCGCCGGAGAAGCCTCCCAGCAGCCAGAAGGTGATGGGCCCCAGCCGGGCGGGCTCCAGGCTGGCTACCAGCGAGACGCCGGCGGAGAGGAGGGAGGAGAGCGCCACGCCGGCCAGGAGCAGGCTGGCCGGCCCCGGCCGGCCGAGCAGGCGCGCCAGCGCCGCCACGGCGCCGAGGGTGGCGGTCGCCCCGGCGAAGGCGGCCACGGGCAGCGCCCACCAGGCCAGACCCCAGCCGGCGGGTCCGGGAAGGGCCGGCAGGAAGGCGATGACCAGGGTGGCGGCCAGCGCCGCCCCGCTGGAGAGCCCGAGCACGTACGGATCGGCCAACGGATTGCGGAAGACGGCCTGGAGCACCGCCCCCGAGACGGCCAGGGCGGCGCCGGTGAGCGCCGCCAGTAGCACGCGTGGCAGGCGGATCTGGAGCAGGATGACCAGGCGCGTAGGGTCGAGACGGTTCGGCGGCAGGATCGGGACGGCGCCCACCGCCAGGCCGGCCAGAAGGGCCAGCAGAAGGGTGAAGGCCGCCGCCAGCGCCAGCAGGTGGCGCCTGGGACGGCGCGGATCAGGGGGCAGGCTGTGGCGCCGGGAGCCGGGCGCCGGCGGACCGGCCGGTGGCGGGACGGCTTGCACCGCGCGGTTCTCCTCCCTGCGAGCCCCGCGAGAAGAACCGGCTCCCGTCGGGTCGGCCGAAAGGCGGGCACGCCCCGAAGACCGCGGGGGACCGCTTCGATCCGGGCAGGTCTCCTGGCTCCCGTTCCTCGGGCCCGGCGGCCTTCCCGCGGCCAGGGCGACCGCAGTGGCGCCTTTGCCGGACCCTCCCGGTCACAGTGGCGGTTCCGCGCCGGAATCGCCCCGCGCCCCCGCCCGGCGGGCGGGCGCGCGAAGGGCTCACCGGACTTCCCTATTCTCCCCCGGGGCTCGCCGCGGGGGCACCCGGATCCTCACTGCCCGTGCAGGCCGCCGCCTGCCGGGCGGGCGGGGCGGTCAGCGCCCCGCCTCGCGCCGCCGCTCGCGGCAGTCGGCGCAGAGGCCGTAGAACTTGAGCTCCCGGTCGGAGATGCGGAAGCCGGTCCGCCTTCCGATCTCCGCCTCCAGCTCGGCCAGCAGGGCGTCCGGCTGGAACTCCTCCACGCGTCCGCAGGCGGTGCAGACCAGGTGCAGGTGGCGCTGCCCCGTCCCCCGGTCCAGCTCGTAGCGGGCGCGCCCGTCGCCCAGCTCCAGCTTGTCCAGAACGCCCAGGTCGCTGAGCAGGTCCAGCGTGCGATAGATGGTGGCCAGGCCCACCTCGGGGTTCTGCTGGCGCACCTCCGCGTAGACGTCGTCGGCGCTCAGATGCTCGCCGGGATGGCGGAAGAAGACCTCCACCACGCGCCTGCGCTGCGGCGTCAGCTTCAGCTCGTGCGCCGCCAGCGTCTGGAGTACCGCCTCGACGTCCGTCACCGGGCCCACCTCGGGTCCATTGTAGCGCAGGGTTTGTGCCGGCCGGCTGCGAAGTGTAGGCTGGGGCCGGCCCCCGGAGTGCGCCGGCGGGGCGGCTTGAGCCGCCCGGATGACCGGCGCCGGGCGCCCGCCGCTTCGCGGGAGGGGAGCGCGTGTTCCGCAAGGTCCTGGTGGCCAATCGCGGCGAGATCGCCGTGCGCGTCATCCGCGCCTGCCACGAGATGAACATCGAGGCGGTGGCCGTTTACTCCGAGGCGGACGTCGACTCGCTGGCCGTCCGCCTCGCCGACGAAGCCTACCCCATCGGCCCCGCCCCGGCCAGCCAGTCGTATCTCAACATCGCCCGGCTGGTGGAGGTGGCGCGCCAGTCCGGGGCCGACGCCGTCCACCCCGGGTACGGCTTCCTTTCGGAGAACGAGGCCTTCGCCCGGGCGGTGGGGGAGGCAGGCCTGACGTTCATCGGCCCGACCCCCGAGGCGATCCAGGCGATGGGCGTCAAGGCCGAGGCACGCGAGCGCATGCGCCGCGCCGGCGTTCCCGTCATCCCGGGCTCCGAGGGGCCGGTGCGGAGCGTGGAGGAGGCGCGACGGGTGGCCGAGCAGATCGGCTACCCCCTTCTGATCAAGGCCTCGGCCGGGGGCGGCGGCCGCGGCATCCGCGTGGTGGAGGAGCCCTCGCAGCTGGAGCCGCTCCTGGAGAGCGCCGCGCGGGAGGCCGTCTCCGGTTTCGGCTCGGGCGAGGTCTACCTGGAGCGGCTCTTGCGCGCGCCGCGCCATGTCGAGTTCCAGGTGGTGGGCGACCGGTTGGGCGAGGTGGTCCACCTCTGGGAGCGCGACTCTTCGCTCCAGCGCCGGCGCCAGAAAGTGGTGGAGGAGGCGCCCAGCCCCATCGTCACCGCGGCGCTCCGCCGCCGCATGGGCGAGGCGGCCGTGCGCGCGGCCCGCGCCATCGGCTACCACACCGCTGGCACCGTCGAGTTCCTGGTCGACGGGAACGGCGACTTCTACTTCATCGAGATGAATACGCGCATCCAGGTGGAGCACCCGACCACCGAGTGGATCAGCGGACTCGACCTGGTCAAGCTCCAGATCCGCACCGCGGCAGGGGAGCCCCTGGGCTTCACCCAGGGCGATGTCCGGCCGCGGGGCTGGTCCATCGAGTTCCGCATCAACGTCGAGGATCCGCGCCGCAACTTCATCCCCTCGCCGGGGGCCATCACCGACTACCACGAGCCCGGCGGCCCGGGCGTGCGCGTGGACAGCGCCGCCTACGTCGGCTACGCCGTCCAGCCCTTCTACGACTCGCTCCTGGCCAAGCTGGTGGTCTGGGGGAACGACCGCGAGGAGGCGCTGGCCCGTGCCGCCCGCGCCCTGGACGAGTACCGCGTAGAGGGCGTGCAGACTACGCTGGAGATGCACCGCGCGCTCGTCGGCCATCCCGACTTCCGCGCAGGCCGCTACCACACGCAGTGGCTGGAGGGCGTCTTTCTCCCGGCCTTTCAGCGCGCCCCGGCCGTGCCGCGCTGAGGCGCGGTCTCGGGCGCCGGCAGCGGCGCCTCCTCGAAGAAGCGGAGCACCCCGAGAAAGATGCCCCAGGCGATCTTCCTCTGAAAGGAGGCGTCCTTCAGGCTCCGCTCCTCCGCGGGGTTGGAGAGGAAGCCGATCTCCACCGTGGCCGCGGGCATGGTCGCCCGGTTGAGCACCAGCTGGCGGATGTCGCTGGAGATCCCGCGGTCGACCATGCCCGAGGCCGCCACCAGCTCGTGCTGGATGTCGCCGGCCAGGCGCCGGTTCTGCCCGGCCGGGTCCGGCCGGTAGAAGGTCTGCGCCCCGCGGGCGGAGCGGTCCGGGTAGGCGTTGGCGTGGATGGAGAGAAAGAGGTCGGGGTCGAGCGCCTCGATGATGGTGGCCCGCTGGTAGAGGTCGGTCCGGTAGCGGCGCGGGTCCTGCGGCGCCAGGCCGCTCAGGTCGCGGTCGTCCTGGCGTGTCAGCACCACCGTGGCGCCGGCCGAGCGCAGGTCCTGCGCCAGGGCGAGCGAGACGCCCAGCACCACGTCCTTCTCCAGCGCGCCGTTGGAACCGACGCTTCCCGGATCGGCCCCGCCGTGGCCGGGGTCGATCAGGATCAGCCGCCCCGTCAGCAGGTCGGCCGTCGCCTGACGGCGCACCCACGGCGCCGCCGTGGCCACGCCCAGGGCCAGAAGCAGGCCGAGCAGCCCGACGGCCGCCAGCGGAGCGGCCGACCGGAGCGCCTTCAGATCCAGGAGCAACCGGCGCCCCCCCTCGCCTGCCGGCTCTCCCGGCTCAGCGGCGGGCTTCCGGTCCCGCCGTCTCGCCCCGCCGCACCTCGGTCAGCCGGTTGGCCTCGTCCACGAAGACGAGCGTGGGCACCCAGCCCTCCGCCTCCTCGGCCGTCACCCAGGCCAGCGAGAGGACGATCACCTCGTCGCCCGGCTGGAAGTGGCGGGCCGGCGGGCCGTTGAGGACGACGCGGCCCGAGCCCTCCGCCTCCGGGACGACGTAGGTGCGCCAGAGGACGCCGTTGGCGCGGTTGGCGATCTGGACCATCTCGTAGGGCAGGATGCCGGCGGCCGCCAGGAGGCCCCCGTCGATGCCGATGCTGCCCATGTAGTCGAGGTTGGCCCCGGTCACCCGCAGCCGGTGCAGCTTGGCCCGGCAGACCACCCGGAGCAAGCGCGACCCCCTCCTCCGCCAAGCGACGGGGGTGGCGAGAGCCGTTGGCCACCCCTCGCATCAGGCTTATGCGGCAGTGCTGGGGGTCAAGACCCGGGGATGGGGAGGTTCAGCGCTTGGAGAACTGAGGTGCCTTGCGCGCCTTCTTCAGGCCGTACTTCCGCCGCTCCTTCATGCGCGGGTCGCGGCGCAGGAGGCCCGCCTTCTTGAGGATCGGACGCAGCTGCGGATCGAGCGCCTGGAGCGCCCTGGCCAGCGCGTGCCGGACGGCCCCCGCCTGGCCGGAGACGCCTCCCCCGCGCACATTGACCAGCACGTCATAGCGGCCCTCCAGCTGACAGAGGCGGAGCGGCTCGGTCACCTGAACCCGCCAGTGGACGGCCGGGAAGTATTCCTCGTACGGATGGCCGTTGACCACGATCCGCCCGCTGCCGGGGACGACACGCAGGCGCGCCACCGCCTCCTTGCGCCGCCCCGTCCCCCAGTACTGCACCTTGTACGGCACTCGCCACCCTCCCTTGCTCGCGAGGCCCGTTGCCGCCGCGGCTCGCCCCGCCCGGCGGGGCCTGTGCCCCGGCCGGCGCCGGCCTCAGATCTCCACCGGCTCCGGCTTCTGCGCGGCGTGGGGGTGGCTGGGCCCCGCGTAGACGTGGAGCTTGCGGAGCTGGGCCCGGCCCAACCGGTTCCGCGGCATCATGCCGCGCACGGCCAGCTCGATGACCCGCTCCGGTCGCCGCTGGAGCATCGTCCCCAGCGACGTCGCCTTCAGCCCGTGCGGGTACCCGCTGTGCCGGTAGTAGATCTTCTGCTCGCGCTTCCGCCCGGAGACGTCGATCTTCTCCGCGTTGACCACGATGACGAAGTCGCCCGTATCCACGCCTGGCGTGTACTCGGGCTTGCCCTTGCCACGCAGGAGGTTGGCGACCGCCACGGCCACCTTGCCCAGCCGCTTCCCTTCCGCGTCGATCACGAACCACCTGCGGGGAAGGCTGCGAGGCTTGGCCATGAAGGTCTTCTGCGTCGCCAGCACGGTCTCACCTCCTCGCACCCTCCACGGGCTCCTTGCAGCAAGAGACCGCCCCGCAGCCTGCGCCCGGGGCGTCCCTGATCCGGCAGCCGGCGCTCCCGCGGCCCCGCGCGGCCGCGCGGCGGCGAACAGCGAATGGAGTTTATCCTCCGCCGTGAAAGGGTGTCAAGGCGCCCGACGCCTCCTCACCGGCCGCCCATGGGCACCAGGCGGCCAGCTGCAGACGGCGGGCCCTCTCCACCTCCCGCGGCTCCGCCAGGTCGTAGCGCACCTCGGCCAGGCAGAGGCCCTCGGGCGGCGCCGTGGCGGCGCGCAGCCGACCGGTCTCCAGGGCTCGGAGCGGCTCCGCCTCGTCCAGCGCGCCGGCGCCCACGGCCGCCAGCGCGCCCACGATGCGCCGCGCCATCCGGTAGAGGAAGCCCTGCGCCGTCACCCGGACCAGCACCACCGGCCCCCGCCGCTCCACCTCCACCCGCTCCACCCGGCGCCGCGTGCTGGCCACCGGTCGCCCCGCCGCCTGGTAGGCCCGGAAGTCGTGGAGCCCGGCCAGGCCGGCCGCCACCCGGCGCATGGGCTCCAGCTCCAGCCGGCGGCCCGGCGCCCAGAGCCTTCCTCGCAGGAAGGGCGGCGGCTCGCCCTCGGTCCAGACGACGTAGACGTAGCTCTTGGCCCTGGCCCAGCGGCGCGCGTCGAACGCCTCTTCCACCGGTTCGGCCGCGTAGACGCGGGCCGCCCCGGGCAGGCGCGCGTTGACCGCCCGCACCAGCCGCTCGGGGGCGATCTCGCGCTCCAGCGCCAGGTCGACCACTTGGCCCGCTGCATGGACGCCCGCGTCCGTCCGGCCGGCCGCCCGCACGCGGACCGCACCGCCGGCCAGCGGCGCCAGGGCCTCTTCCAGCGCGGCCCGGACCGTCGCCTCCCCGCGCCGCTGGCGCTCCCAGCCGCGGAAAGCGGAGCCGTCGTAGGCCAGCCAGAGGCGCCAGCGCGCCGTCGCTCACACCCCCAACAGGCGGTCGAGGAGGACGAAGAGCAGGGCGGCCGTCGTCACGCCCGCGGCCACCCAGTCGGCCCGGCCGATGCGGTACTCCCGGTAGCGGGTGCGCCCCTCGCCGCCGTGGTAGCAGCGCGCCTCCATGGCCGTGGCCAGCTCGTCGGCGCGGCGGAAGGCGCCCACGAAGAGCGGCACGAGGAGGGGCACCATGGCGCGCGCCCTGCGCAGCAGGTTGCCGCTCTCGAAGTCCGCGCCGCGCGCCTGCTGCGCCTTGAGGATGTTTTGCGCCTCCTCCAGGAGGGTGGGGATGAAGCGCAGGGCGATGGTCATCATCATGGCCAGCTCGTGGGCCGGTACCCCCACCCTGCGGAACGGCCGGAGGAGGCTCTCCAGGCCGTCCGTCAGTTCGATGGGCGAGGTGGTCAGGGTGAGAAGCGTGCTCGTCACCATGAGGAGGATAAGGCGGACCGCCATCTCCAGGCCAAGGCGGAGCCCCTCGGCCGTCACCGCCACCCGCCCCAGGCGATAGAGCGGGTGGCCGGGCGTCATCAGGGCGTTGAGCACCACGGTGAGGAGGAGGACGAAGGCCACCGGCCGCAGCCCCTGCCAGACCATACCGAGCGGCATGCGGGCCAGGAGGTAGCCCGCCAGCGGCAGCAGAAGCAGGGCCGCGTAGGCCGCCGGGCGGGCGGCGAAGAAGAGGACGACCACGTAGGCCATGGTCAGGAGCAGCTTGACACGGCTGTCCAGGCGGTGAACCGGCGAGTCGCCGGGCACGTAATGGCCGATGGTGAGCGCTTCCGGCACGGCTACCGCCCCCCCTCCCAGAGGCGCAGGATCTCGTCGCGGGCCTCCTCCACCGTGATGCGGTCGCTCCGCACGTCGTAGCCGCAGGCGCGCAGGCCCGCCAGCACCTGCGCCACCTGCGGAGGCGCCAGCCCCCAGGCGCGGAGCCGTTCCCCCTCGGCATAGACCTCGCGAGTCGGACCGGAGAGGACCAGCCGCCCGCGGTGCAGGACGAAGACCCGCTCCGCCAGCCGGGCCACGTCCTCCATGTTGTGGGTGACCAGGACCACCGTCATGCCGCGTCCGCGGTGGAACTGGCGGATCTGCTCCAGGATCTGCCGCCGCCCGCGGGGGTCGAGACCGGCGGTGGGCTCGTCCAGGACCAGCGTGCGCGGCTCCATGGCCAGGATGCTGGCGATGGCGACGCGGCGCATCTCGCCGCCGCTCAGCTCGAAGGGCGAGCGGCTCCAGAGGGCGGGCGCGACGCCCACCGCCTGCAGCGCCCGCTCCGAGCGGGTGCGTACTTCCTCGTCGGAGAGACCGAGGTTGCGCGGGCCGAAGCCGACCTCGGCCAGCACCGTCTCCTCGAAGAGCTGGTTCTCGGGGTACTGCATCACCAGGCCGACCCGCCGGCGCACCTCCAGCAGACGCGTGCGCCGGTCGCCCAGGTCGAGGCCGTCGACGACCACGCGTCCCCGCTGGGGGCGGATCAGCCCGTTGAAGTGCTGGATCAGGGTCGACTTGCCGGAGCCGGTGGAGCCGATGATGGCGACGAACTGGCCGTCCTCGATGCGCAGCGAGACGTCCTCCAGCGCCACCACCGGGTCCGGCCCGCGCTGGCCGTAGACGTAGCTCAGGTGCTCGACTTCAATCGGCATAGCGCCTCGACCAGCTCCCCCGGTGCGATCAGGTCGGCGGGAAGGGGAAGCCCGCGCCGCCGCAGCTCCAGGGCCAGCTCGCTCGCCTGGGGCACCTCCAGGCCCAGCTGGGCCACCTCCTCGACGCGCCCCAGGAGCGCGCGCGGGCTCGCGTCGGCCACCACGCGGCCTCCGTCCATGACCACGAGCCGCTCTGCCCGCGCCACCTCGTCCATGAAGTGGGTGATCATGACCACGGCGATGCCGCGCTCGCGCCGCAGGCGCTCCACCGCCTCCAGCACCTCCGCCCTGCCGGCAGGGTCGAGCATGGCGGTGGCCTCGTCCAGGACCAGGCAGCGCGGCTCCATGGCCAGGACGCCGGCGATGGCGACCCGCTGCTTCTGCCCGCCAGAAAGCTGATAGGGCGCCCGCCGGGCGAACTGGCTCATGCCCACGGCGGCCAGGGAGGAGGCGATGCGGCTGCGGATCTCGGCAGGAGGAAGCCCCAGGTTCTCCGGGCCGAAAGCGACGTCCTCCTCCACCAGGGAGGCCACGATCTGGTTGTCGGGGTTCTGGAAGACCATCCCCACCGTACGCCGGATGGTCCAGAGCTGGCCGGGATCCCGCGTGGACCTGCCGTCGACCAGGACCTCGCCCTCGGCGGGCAGGAGGAGCGCGTTCAGGTGCTTGGCCAAGGTGGACTTGCCTGAACCGTTGGCGCCGACCACCGCCACCCACTCGCCCTCGTCGACGGTCAGGTCGACGCCGTCCAGGGCCGTCCGCCGCTGCTCGCCCTCGTCGGGGGAGGGGTAGAAGTAGCGGACGCCGCGTACCTCGATCAGGTGGGCCATGCGGCCGTCTTCCGGCTCAGATCAGTTCGACCAGCACCATGGGGGCGGCGTCGCCGCGGCGTGGCCCCAGGCGGGTGATGCGCGTGTAGCCTCCATTGCGCGACGCGTACCGCGGCCCGATGGTGTCGAAAAGCTTCTTGACCACGTCCTCGCGCGTCAGGTAGGCCAGCGCCTGGCGGCGCGCGTGCAGGTCGCCGCGCTTGGCCAGCGTCACCATCTGGTCGGCGATGCGGGCCACCTCCTTGCCGCGCGCCTCGGTGGTCTCGATCTGCTCGTGCTCGAAGAGCGACGTGCTCAGTGCCCGGAGCATGGCCTGGCGGTGGCCTGTCCGTCGCCCCAGCTTGCGGTATGCCATTCCCCTTCTCCCCCCGCGGCCGCGGCGGCGGCTACTCCTCCGACGAACGGAGCGAGAGCCCCAGGGCCGCCAGCTTCTCCTGGACCTCCTCCAGCGACTTCCGGCCCAGGTTGCGGACTTTCATCATCTCTTCCGGCGTCTTGGCCACCAGCTCGCCGATGGTGTTGATGCCCGCCCGCTTGAGACAGTTGTAGGAGCGGATGGAGAGCTCCAGCTCGTCGATGGAGCGCTCCAGGAGGCGGTCGCGTTCGCTGGCCTCCGTCTCGGCGCCCTCCGCGGGCCCCTCTTCCCGCCCCACGAGACCCCGGAAGAGGTCGAGGTGCTCCTGAAGGATGGAGGCGGCCTCCGCCACCGCCGTCTTCGGGTCGACCGAGCCGTTGGTCCAGACCTCAAGGATCAGCCGGTCGTAGTTGGTCACCTGGCCGACGCGCGTGTCCTCGACGCGGAAGTTGACCCTGCGGATGGGCGTGAAGATCGAGTCGACGGCGATGACGCCGATGGGCTGGTCGGGTCGCTTGTTCCGGTCGCCCGGGACATAGCCGCGCCCATGCTCCACCGTCATCTCGATCTCCAGGCGGCCGCCCTCGTCCAGGGTGGCGATGAGCTGGTCGCCGTTGACCACCTCGACGTTCTCCGGGCAGAGGATATCCGCGCCGCGCACCTCGCCGGGTCCGCGGGCGTCGATGCGGATGGTGGCCGGGCCGTCCCCGTAGAGGCGCAGCGCGAGGCTCTTGATGTTGAGGATGATATCGGTCACGTCCTCGACCACGCCCGGAATGGTGGAGAACTCGTGCAGCACGCCGTCGATGCGTACGCTGGTGACGGCGGCGCCGGGGAGCGAGGAGAGCAGCACGCGCCGCAGCGAGTTGCCCAGGGTCGTGCCGTAGCCCCGCTCCAGCGGCTCCACGACGAACCGCCCGTAGGTGCCGTCCTCGGAGAGCTCCTCGCTCTCGATGGTCGGCTTCACGATCTCCAGCATCGGACGGCCTCCCCTGCGCTTACCTGGAGTAGTACTCGACGATCAGCTGCTCGCGCAGACCGGAGTCGATCTCCTCGCGCCTGGGAACGCGCAGGACCCGGCCGCGCAGGTTCTCCAGATCGGCGTCCAACCAGCCCGGCACCGTCGGGCCCACCGGTGATTCCCGCAGCGCCTGGAACTTCACCAGGTCGCGCGACTTGGGGCGCACCTCGACCACATCGCCCTCCCGCACCTGGTAGGAAGGGATGTCCACCTTCCGGCCGTTGACCTGGAAGTGGCCGTGGCGCACGAGCTGGCGGGCCTCCGGACGCGAGCCCGCCAGGCCGAGGCGGTAGACGACGTTGTCCAGGCGCAGCTCCAGCAGCTGCAGGAGCCGCTCGCCCGTCACGCCCGGGCTCTTGGCAGCGCGTGCGAAGGTCTTGCGGAACTGACGCTCCAGCACGCCGTACGTCCAGCGGGCCTTCTGCTTCTCGCGCAGATGGATGCCGTACTCGGAGAGCTTCCTCCGCGCCAGACCGTGTTGCCCCGGAGGCACGTTCCGTCGCGCCACCGGGCACTTGTCGGTGTAGCAGCGCGTCCCCTTCAGAAAGAGCTTCTCGCCCGCCCGCCGGCAGAGCCGGCAGACGGGACCGGTGTATCTGGCCATCTCGCCTCTCCCTTCCGCCGCCGGCGGCCCGCTCAGACGCGGCGCCGCTTGGGCGGCCGGCAACCGTTATGGGGCACCGGCGTCACGTCGCGGATCGCGGTCACTTCCAGCCCCGCCGTCTGCAGCGAGCGGATGGCCGCCTCGCGTCCCGAGCCGGGTCCCTTCACCCAGACCTCCACCTCGCGCATGCCGTGCTCCATGGCCTGGCGCGCGGCCGCCTCGGCCGCGGTCTGGGCGGCGAACGGCGTGCCCTTCTTGGAGCCCTTGAAGCCCCGCGTCCCCGCCGATCCCCAGGCGA
This window contains:
- a CDS encoding DNA-directed RNA polymerase subunit alpha, whose protein sequence is MLEIVKPTIESEELSEDGTYGRFVVEPLERGYGTTLGNSLRRVLLSSLPGAAVTSVRIDGVLHEFSTIPGVVEDVTDIILNIKSLALRLYGDGPATIRIDARGPGEVRGADILCPENVEVVNGDQLIATLDEGGRLEIEMTVEHGRGYVPGDRNKRPDQPIGVIAVDSIFTPIRRVNFRVEDTRVGQVTNYDRLILEVWTNGSVDPKTAVAEAASILQEHLDLFRGLVGREEGPAEGAETEASERDRLLERSIDELELSIRSYNCLKRAGINTIGELVAKTPEEMMKVRNLGRKSLEEVQEKLAALGLSLRSSEE
- the rpsK gene encoding 30S ribosomal protein S11 produces the protein MPNRRQRAAAGHVRRRERKHVERGVAHVQSTFNNTIVTITDPQGNTIAWGSAGTRGFKGSKKGTPFAAQTAAEAAARQAMEHGMREVEVWVKGPGSGREAAIRSLQTAGLEVTAIRDVTPVPHNGCRPPKRRRV
- the rpsD gene encoding 30S ribosomal protein S4, encoding MARYTGPVCRLCRRAGEKLFLKGTRCYTDKCPVARRNVPPGQHGLARRKLSEYGIHLREKQKARWTYGVLERQFRKTFARAAKSPGVTGERLLQLLELRLDNVVYRLGLAGSRPEARQLVRHGHFQVNGRKVDIPSYQVREGDVVEVRPKSRDLVKFQALRESPVGPTVPGWLDADLENLRGRVLRVPRREEIDSGLREQLIVEYYSR